A part of Fusarium oxysporum Fo47 chromosome III, complete sequence genomic DNA contains:
- a CDS encoding cytochrome P450 gives MAVKQESKKHDEKHKGQIPGPKGLPIIGNLLDIDVTNSLQSVIDMAKDYPKLFALNVGGNTEIMICSRELMDELSDEARFHKLVVGGVEKLRPLAGDGLFSAQHNNQEWAIAHRILMPLFGPLTIREMFPDMRDISEQLCLKWARAGPSATIDVGNDFTRLTLDTIALCTMGFRFNSFYSNDKMHPFVESMVAALIDAEKQSFLPDVVQSLRIRAQSHFKKHAAVMKSTCQEILDQRRKNPVEGKDLLNAMMSGKDPKTGMGMSDGNIVDNLITFLIAGHETTSGLLSFAFYYLLENPEKLQKAREEVDEVLGEENLTADHLPKMPYINMIFRETLRLMPTAPGFYVTPFKDEVIGGQYNVSAGDPLLLFLHMIHRDPEVWGPDAEDFRPERMADEHFNKLPKNAWKPFGNGIRGCIGREFAWQEAQIVTIMLLQNFDMVKADPNYKLKIKQSLTIKPDGFNMKVKLREGRDLTNLFKNPSLTSSKQPSLSSRMNINISQKDLKPISIFYGSNTGTCEALAERLSADCATFGFMPSKPLPLDEATRNLSKHGPNIILAASYDGKPSDNATEFTKWAESLQPGELDGTQFAVFGCGHKDWVSTLYRIPKILDKCLAAAGADRLVDIGLTDASTGRLYPDFDDWAHSKLFPELASRHGITLGHAPDSLELSVTINQSQRNDIGGNFKRAEVVENTLLTSPGVPRKHSLLLKLPKDMAYTPGDHVLVLPKNPPQLVDRVMTCFGVDDDTVLTVSSQRPTFLPTGTPILASNLFSTLVELSQTVSRTGLKRLVDFAGNDETKAEIQSLAGDRYDAEIDQQRMSILDILRKYPSINMPLSTFLSMLPQMRPRTYSFASTPEWKAGHGSLLFSVVEATEASGSSLARSGGLATNYMAQLRPGDSILVEPRPCRPELRTAMSTELNVPIVMIAVGAGLAPFLGFMQKRYLQTQNSGHLSNSPCTLFFGCRGAKMDDICRDTLDEYSRAGVVSIHRAFSRDWDSPYKYVQHLVAKHAHTLARLWGQGAIVMICSGKKVSDDVFDVLGPILHSEDRRLNTTRASDWKTWREEVSKERLILEVFG, from the exons ATGGCAGTAAAGCAAGAATCGAAAAagcatgatgagaagcaCAAGGGACAAATCCCTGGACCAAAGG GCCTTCCGATCATTGGAAACCTTCTCGATATCGACGTCACAAACTCCCTGCAATCAGTAATCGACATGGCGAAAGATTATC CAAAACTCTTCGCGCTAAATGTTGGGGGAAATACAGAGATCATGATCTGCAGCCGCGAGCTCATGGACGAACTATCGGACGAAGCACGATTCCACAAACTTGTCGTCGGCGGTGTCGAAAAGCTACGGCCTCTTGCTGGTGATGGCCTCTTCTCGGCGCAACATAATAACCAGGAATGGGCTATTGCACATCGAATCCTCATGCCGCTGTTCGGGCCTCTAACGATCAGAGAGATGTTCCCCGACATGCGAGATATCTCAGAACAGCTTTGTCTAAAATG GGCGCGAGCAGGTCCCTCAGCTACCATCGACGTCGGAAACGATTTCACACGACTAACACTCGACACCATCGCCCTCTGTACAATGGGCTTCCgcttcaacagcttctaCAGCAACGACAAGATGCATCCCTTTGTCGAGAGCATGGTCGCAGCTCTCATCGACGCCGAAAAACAATCCTTCCTTCCCGACGTCGTGCAGTCATTGAGAATACGAGCCCAATCACATTTTAAGAAGCACGCTGCTGTAATGAAGAGTACGTGCCAGGAAATTCTCGACCAGCGGCGAAAGAACCCTGTTGAGGGCAAGGATCTTCTCAATGCGATGATGAGTGGCAAGGATCCCAAGACGGGAATGGGCATGAGTGATGGGAATATCGTCGATAACCTCATCACTTTCCTCATCGCGGGCCATGAGACTACCTCTGGCCTCTTGTCGTTCGCATTTTACTACCTTCTTGAGAACCCCGAGAAGCTACAGAAGGCTCgtgaggaggttgatgaagtaTTGGGCGAGGAGAACCTCACTGCCGACCATCTCCCCAAGATGCCCTATATCAACATGATCTTCCGCGAGACTCTTCGTCTCATGCCTACAGCACCAGGCTTCTACGTCACACCCTTCAAAGACGAAGTCATCGGCGGTCAATACAATGTCTCCGCAGGCGATCCCctgctcctcttcctccacATGATCCACCGCGACCCCGAAGTTTGGGGCCCTGATGCTGAAGACTTCAGACCTGAGAGGATGGCAGACGAGCACTTCAACAAACTCCCCAAGAACGCTTGGAAGCCTTTCGGTAATGGTATTCGAGGCTGCATCGGTCGAGAATTCGCatggcaagaagctcaaatC GTTACAATCATGCTCCTCCAGAACTTTGACATGGTCAAAGCCGATCCCAActacaagctcaagatcaagcagtCGCTGACCATCAAGCCCGACGGTTTCAACATGAAGGTCAAGCTCCGAGAGGGGCGCGACTTGAccaacctcttcaagaacCCCAGTCTCACTAGCTCCAAGCAGCCTAGTCTTTCCAGCCGTATGAACATCAACATTTCACAGAAGGATCTGAAGCCCATTTCAATCTTTTATGGATCAAACACTGGAACATGTGAGGCATTGGCGGAGCGGCTGTCGGCTGATTGTGCAACATTTGGATTCATGCCTTCGAAGCCTTTGCCGCTTGATGAGGCTACGAGGAATCTGTCCAAGCATGGACCGAATATCATCTTGGCCGCCTCGTATGATGGAAAGCCTTCTGATAATGCTACTGAGTTTACCAAGTGGGCTGAGTCGCTGCAGCCTGGGGAGTTGGACGGCACTCAGTTTGCTGTTTTCGGATGCG GCCACAAGGACTGGGTATCAACCTTGTATCGCATCCCCAAGATCCTTGACAAGTGCTTAGCAGCCGCCGGCGCCGATCGCCTCGTTGACATTGGCCTCACCGATGCTAGCACCGGTCGCTTATACCCCGACTTCGACGACTGGGCACACAGCAAGCTCTTCCCCGAACTCGCCAGCCGACACGGTATCACTCTTGGTCACGCGCCTGACTCTCTCGAACTGAGCGTCACCATCAACCAGTCCCAGCGGAATGATATCGGAGGCAACTTCAAGAGGGCTGAGGTCGTGGAGAACACTCTTCTTACCAGCCCTGGTGTTCCTCGCAAGCACAGTCTACTCCTGAAGCTACCGAAGGATATGGCTTACACTCCTGGTGATCATGTCTTGGTTCTTCCCAAGAATCCCCCTCAGCTTGTTGATCGGGTCATGACTtgctttggtgttgatgatgatactGTCTTGACTGTGTCGTCGCAACGACCAACTTTCCTTCCCACTGGGACTCCCATCCTTGCTTCTAACCTCTTCAGTACTCTTGTTGAGCTGTCCCAGACGGTTAGCCGTACAGGTCTCAAGAGGCTGGTGGACTTTGCAGGTAATGATGAGACTAAGGCTGAGATCCAGAGTCTCGCTGGTGATAGGTATGACGCCGAGATTGACCAACAACGCATGTCcatccttgacatcctcCGCAAATATCCTTCCATCAACATGCCTCTGTCAACCTTCCTCTCCATGCTTCCCCAGATGCGTCCCCGCACATACTCCTTTgcctcaacaccagagtGGAAGGCCGGCCACGGctcgcttctcttctctgtCGTTGAAGCCACTGAGGCTAGTGGGTCATCACTTGCTCGCTCAGGCGGTCTAGCTACAAACTACATGGCCCAGCTCCGACCCGGTGACTCTATTCTCGTTGAGCCTCGACCTTGCAGACCTGAGCTTCGCACTGCAATGTCCACTGAGCTCAACGTTCCTATCGTCATGATCGCTGTTGGCGCTGGCCTCGCTCCCTTCTTGGGATTCATGCAGAAACGATACCTGCAGACTCAGAACTCGGGTCACTTGTCAAACAGCCCATGCACACTCTTCTTTGGATGTCGCGGCGCCAAGATGGATGACATCTGCCGCGATACACTAGATGAGTACTCCCGCGCAGGCGTCGTATCAATCCATCGCGCCTTCAGTCGAGATTGGGACTCGCCGTACAAGTATGTTCAGCATCTGGTCGCTAAGCATGCTCATACCTTGGCGCGACTTTGGGGGCAGGGCGCTATTGTGATGATTTGCAGTGGTAAGAAGGTATCTGACGATGTGTTTGATGTCTTGGGTCCTATCCTTCATAGCGAGGATAGAAGATTGAATACAACCAGGGCGAGTGattggaagacttggagagaagaggttaGCAAGGAGCGATTGATCTTGGAGGTGTTTGGTTAG
- a CDS encoding major facilitator superfamily domain-containing protein: MEGKEMKESTPSYEMDVDARGTVDTLSVEEEKKLVRKIDMRLMPLLIISYGLQYLDKTSLAYSAILGLREDLQLVGQQFSWASSIFYIGYLVASYPISLGFVKFPLGKYLSVLMFIWGVILTLHAVAHNYASLMVLRFFLGVFESAISPGFSLITGMWYTPHEHVSRHSFWFAGNASASMVGAMIAYGILSYHGPIEQWKMLFLIFGLITIAWSVLTFFFLPDSPATAGFLSTSEREFAALRPKKFQRTTQTKKWDRHQFIETMKDVKAWWFFFFSFIICIPNGGTTSFSTIVIKSFGYDEKQTILMGLPASAFQLTTVVLVAVFTTYVRKSRHIALVLTYLMAIAGILMIKLLPTAEKLSRLAGFWLIMAVAPAFPLMLSLSASNIAGFTKKSTVMAMIFLGYCAGNLSGPQFFISTEAPGYHTAYTTIMVCYAITIALVVGIYFYLTWENRRRDNEQGVKRDPEESRQVDLTEDGTLLQVDETDKQNKNFRYIL, encoded by the exons ATGGAGGGTAAAGAAATGAAAGAGTCGACGCCTTCATatgagatggatgttgatgcgcGGGGAACTGTTGATACGCTGtcggtggaggaggagaagaagcttgtaAGGAAGATTGATATGAG ACTTATGCCGTTgcttattattagctatGGATTGCAGTATTTGGACA AGACAAGTTTGGCGTATAGCGCTATTCTTGGCCTAAGAGAGGATCTG CAACTCGTCGGCCAACAATTCAGCTGGGCGTCTAGTATTTTCTACATAGGCTACCTCGTAGCTTCGTACCCCATCTCCCTCGGCTTCGTCAAATTCCCTCTCGGAAAATATCTGAGCGTTCTCATGTTCATCTGGGGCGTTATTCTTACTCTTCACGCTGTTGCACATAATTACGCTAGTCTCATGGTTCTTCGCTTCTTTCTCGGTGTGTTTGAGAGTGCGATCAGTCCGGGCTTTTCGCTTATCACGGGAATGTGGTATACGCCGCATGAGCATGTATCGCGCCATTCGTTCTGGTTTGCGGGCAATGCGTCGGCGAGTATGGTTGGTGCTATGATTGCGTATGGGATTCTGAGCTATCATGGCCCTATTGAACAGTGGAAG ATGCTCTTCCTTATCTTTGGCCTCATCACCATTGCTTGGTCCGTCTTGacattcttcttcctgccTGATTCTCCTGCGACCGCTGGATTCTTGTCAACTTCCGAGCGAGAGTTTGCGGCTCTTCGACCTAAGAAGTTCCAGAGAACTACTCAGACCAAGAAGTGGGACCGCCATCAGTTCATCGAGACCATGAAGGACGTTAAGGCTTGGTggttctttttcttctctttcatcatctGCATTCCCAATGGTGGAACCACAAGC TTCAGCACCATTGTCATCAAGAGCTTCGGTTACGATGAGAAGCAAACTATCCTCATGGGTCTCCCCGCATCAGCCTTCCAACTCACAACcgtcgtcctcgtcgccGTCTTCACAACCTACGTCCGCAAGTCCCGACACATTGCTCTTGTTCTGACGTACTTGATGGCCATTGCTGGCATTCTTATGATCAAGCTCCTCCCTACGGCTGAGAAACTCTCGCGACTGGCAGGCTTCTGGCTCATCATGGCGGTTGCACCAGCATTCCCTCTCATGCTGTCACTGTCTGCTAGTAATATCGCTGGCTTCACTAAAAAGTCAACcgtcatggccatgatcttCCTGGGATATTGTGCTGGAAACCTGAGTGGACCTCAGTTCTTTATCAGCACTGAGGCGCCCGGCTACCAT ACTGCTTACACCACTATCATGGTCTGCTATGCCATCACCATTGCTCTTGTGGTGGGCATTTACTTCTACCTCACCTGGGAGAACCGCCGTCGCGATAATGAGCAGGGTGTCAAGAGAGATCCTGAGGAGTCTCGACAAGTTGACCTTACTGAGGATGGAACACTTCTTCAAGTCGACGAGACTGATAAGCAGAACAAAAATTTCAGATACATCCTGTAA
- a CDS encoding acyl-CoA N-acyltransferase produces MSSASYVIEKPVRSDYEEWSKLFRAYIDFYKSKIDEDQYARTFDRIIEEKNGLQALVVRQVRGEEKKLVGIAHFFPEQTPWSEKQILLLNDLFIDPEVRGEGLGRKLTQAVADVGREKGFMRVQWVTKHDNTAARKLYDTLAESQFVQYRMAL; encoded by the exons ATGTCTTCAGCATCATATGTAATCGAAAAGCCAGTCCGCAGCGACTACGAAGAATGGTCCAAATTATTCCGCGCCTACATTGACTTCTACAAATCCAAGATTGACGAGGATCAATACGCGCGAACTTTCGACCGCATCATCGAAGAGAAGAATGGACTGCAAGCGCTGGTCGTTCGACAAGTTCgaggagaggagaagaaattGGTTGGGATAGCGCATTTCTTTCCCGAGCAGACGCCTTGGAGCGAGAAGCAGATTCTTTTACTTAATG ACTTGTTTATCGATCCTGAAGTTCGTGGGGAGGGTCTTGGGAGAAAGCTGACGCAGGCTGTTGCAGATGTTGGGAGAGAGAAGGGTTTCATGAGGGTGCAGTGGGTTACCAAGCATGATAATACAGCGGCACGCAAGCTTTATGATACTCTGGCTGAGAGTCAATTTGTTCAGTATAGAATGGCCCTGTAA
- a CDS encoding Alpha/Beta hydrolase protein, which yields MGNSISYTTSECRVNLPNNGSLKGLQFDSKSRRFAGVPYAQPPVGSIRWRKPQPFPKTHQYESLDGSPFDATHFGPVCPQANYSKNVSEHIPKHAYSEDCLRLNIWTPMPDPNEPDKKWPVMVWFHGGWFQVGDPSQEESMDPSELISTGGLQAVFVAVGYRLNVFGFLAGKSLLEESSGEAVGNYGLWDQRLAMDWVYENIAAFGGDPENIILAGRSAGAYSVLAQALYDFRGKESHGRFTRMIMYSNAIPTQPKTVQDCEEQFDELCEYFGIPADISGAERLCNLRSISADDLSAAIMELKNHTFRPVTDDLFIHSGIFDYYRDGSFAREFKKRGLKLFIGEVLDEDTLYAVTNPPDPDISSLQMQISNYYPPHVTDRLLKHYSLPQTKDKKAWQQIFGRIIADGQVRAPSRYLVDNLVRNGVDIKSVWRYLIAYRLSFITNDVAPASFGVSHAMDRPIWNYSITHGPTPAERELMDAWIRDLRAFVKDEEGYIIKSCNRKEQLRLNEMDDGKSFYRSWISLAHDRPLLPSRNLSHINPELKTSFKAMSQFQDNIYPRWGSLAIEQYLLKKWDSTSTLSVCQQRDQLIQAFLYEDDVSGFVSSTLDATSSHAQELIQTAIAPWRSQHLRRIAEKYLPGNDLYGKLVVLRTHYGGVSDDVKFRHWIYDAAAAFAEDNPLGDLFGDSEDHWWRILDDASLFDTGDQDWESIYNRFPELASPEVCRTFSDGDVAEVKEEVSAVVTSREPEEDDYEDAIAHAAISGCWLLVFDRESFEDEEMLLVFRDKMGNVVRQSSIKPEDLEHIPHYIMCGSITESGFWRDAEIGKEYKGKGKIMREILPRVMAEAE from the exons ATGGGCAATTCAATCTCTTACACCACTTCAGAGTGTCGTGTCAACCTCCCAAATAATGGATCTCTCAAAGGTCTTCAGTTCGATTCCAAGTCCCGTCGCTTCGCAGGCGTTCCATACGCTCAACCTCCCGTCGGGAGTATACGATGGCGAAAACCTCAGCCTTTCCCAAAAACACATCAATACGAATCTTTAGATGGTTCGCCTTTTGATGCGACGCATTTTGGACCTGTCTGTCCCCAGGCGAATTACTCCAAGAACGTTAGCGAGCATATCCCCAAACATGCATACAGCGAGGACTGTCTAAGACTCAATATCTGGACGCCTATGCCTGATCCGAACGAGCCGGATAAGAAATGGCCTGTTATGGTCTGGTTCCATGGCGGTTGGTTCCAGGTTGGAGATCCAAGTCAGGAAGAGAGTATGGATCCTTCTGAGCTCATATCAACTGGCGGATTACAAGCTGTGTTTGTAGCCGTTGGTTATAGACTCAACGTCTTTGGCTTTCTTGCTGGCAAGTCTCTCTTGGAAGAATCCAGTGGCGAGGCTGTCGGAAACTATGGTCTTTGGGATCAGCGTCTCGCTATGGACTGGGTATACGAGAATATCGCTGCCTTTGGAGGCGATCCTGAAAACATCATACTGGCTGGACGAAGTGCAGGAGCTTACTCTGTTCTTGCACAAGCACTCTATGACTTCCGAGGTAAAGAGTCGCATGGTCGTTTTACAAGAATGATCATGTACTCCAATGCCATTCCGACACAACCCAAGACTGTTCAAGACTGCGAAGAGCAGTTCGATGAGCTCTGCGAGTACTTCGGTATACCAGCGGACATCAGCGGCGCAGAGAGACTGTGCAACCTGCGAAGTATCAGCGCCGATGATCTCTCTGCCGCGATCATGGAGCTGAAGAACCATACCTTCCGTCCCGTCACGGATGATCTGTTCATTCACTCAGGTATCTTCGACTACTATCGTGACGGGTCATTTGCGCGTGAGTTCAAGAAACGTGgactcaagctcttcatcgGCGAAGTCCTTGATGAAGATACCCTCTACGCCGTCACAAACCCTCCTGATCCCGACATCTCATCCCTTCAGATGCAAATATCCAACTATTACCCTCCCCACGTCACCGACCGTCTCCTCAAGCATTATTCCCTTCCACAGaccaaagacaagaaagcaTGGCAGCAGATCTTTGGACGCATCATTGCCGATGGCCAAGTCAGAGCTCCATCGCGATACCTGGTCGATAATCTGGTGCGCAATGGCGTTGACATCAAGAGTGTTTGGAGATATCTCATCGCATATCGCTTGTCGTTCATAACGAATGATGTTGCTCCAGCCTCGTTTGGTGTGAGCCATGCTATGGATAGGCCTATATGGAA TTACTCTATTACTCATGGGCCAACGCCCGCGGAGAGAGAGCTTATGGATGCATGGATAAGGGATCTCAGGGCTTTCGTTAAGGACGAAGAGGGGTATAT TATAAAGTCATGCAACCGCAAGGAACAATTGCGATTGAACGAGATGGACGATGGGAAGAGCTTCTACAGGTCATGGATATCTTTAGCGCATGATAGACCTC TGTTGCCTAGCAGAAATCTCAGTCACATCAACCCGGAACTCAAGACTAGCTTCAAAGCTATGAGTCAATTTCAGGACAATATCTATCCACGGTGGGGATCATTAGCCATTGAGCAGTACCTGCTT AAAAAATGGgactcaacttcaaccctATCCGTATGTCAACAGCGAGATCAGTTGATTCAAGCCTTTCTCTACGAGGATGACGTCTCAGGTTTCGTATCTTCAACTCTGGATGCCACCTCAAGTCACGCACAAGAATTGATCCAGACAGCCATTGCTCCGTGGCGATCACAACACCTTCGTCGCATAGCAGAGAAATACCTGCCTGGTAACGACTTATACGGCAAGTTGGTTGTCTTGCGTACACACTATGGCGGAGTCAGTGACGATGTAAAGTTTCGTCACTGGATTTACGACGCAGCAGCTGCTTTTGCAGAAGATAATCCCCTAGGCGATCTATTCGGAGATTCCGAAGATCACTGGTGGCGGATCCTTGACGACGCTTCGCTCTTCGATACTGGTGATCAGGACTGGGAAAGCATATACAACAGATTTCCGGAACTCGCTTCACCAGAAGTCTGCCGTACCTTCAGTGATGGAGATGTAGCAGAggtcaaagaagaagtctcaGCCGTCGTCACTTCACGAGAACCCGAAGAGGACGACTATGAGGATGCTATAGCCCATGCTGCAATTTCGGGCTGTTGGTTACTGGTGTTTGATCGAGAGTCatttgaggatgaagaaatgCTTCTCGTGTTTCGAGACAAGATGGGCAATGTTGTCAGGCAATCGTCTATCAAACCAGAGGATTTGGAACACATTCCTCACTACATCATGTGTGGATCCATCACCGAATCAGGATTTTGGCGTGATGCAGAGATTGGGAAGGAGTACAAAGGGAAAGGGAAGATCATGCGAGAGATTTTACCCAGGGTTATGGCGGAAGCTGAGTAG